One segment of Phalacrocorax carbo chromosome 24, bPhaCar2.1, whole genome shotgun sequence DNA contains the following:
- the LOC135317008 gene encoding germ cell-less protein-like 1: MKTNLKECVSVFLHRKQLKSTSKYIYQTLFVNGENSDVKICALGEEWNLHKIYLCQSGYFSSMFSGAWKESSMNIIELEIPDPNIDTEALQVAFGSLYRDDVLIKPSRVVALLAAACMLQLDDLIQQCGETMKETINAETVCGYYNSAATYGLDSVKKKCLEWLLNNLMPHQSVALFKDLSINLMKQLISSSDLLVVQVEMDVYTALKKWMFLQLVPTWNGSLKQLLTKADAWFARRRRDFEDDVAFLESEQGNAFLSVFTHLRLQYIISDLASARIIERDSLMPSEWLSSVYKQQWLAVLRAEQGNDIGPQEVNKEELEGNSMRCGRKLAEGGHYCWRWTGFNFGFDLLVTYTNGYIIFKRNTLDQPCSGSVSLQPRRNIAFRLRVTSFDSSGKVTFSRTTGYQILTFQKDQEQIVMNLDRSLLTFPLYIFCNFLYTSPEKTTDSEALPDNSET, encoded by the exons ATGAAG ACAAATTTGAAGGAGTGTGTCTCTGTCTTTTTGCAtaggaaacagctgaaaagcacTTCTAAGTATATTTATCAGACTCTGTTTGTGAATGGGGAGAACAGCGATGTCAAAATTTGTgctctgggagaggagtggaACTTGCATAAGATCTATTTGTGCCAG TCAGGCTACTTTTCCAGTATGTTCAGTGGAGCTTGGAAAGAATCTAGCATGAACATCATAGAGTTGGAGATTCCTGACCCAAACATTGATACAGAAG CTCTACAGGTGGCTTTTGGCTCGCTGTACAGAGATGATGTATTAATAAAACCCAGTCGAGTAGTTGCCCTTTTAGCAGCAGCCTGCATGCTGCAGCTT GATGACTTAATCCAGCAATGTGGTGAAACAATGAAGGAAACCATTAATGCAGAAACTGTGTGTGGTTATTACAATTCAGCGGCAACATATGGGTTAGactctgtgaagaaaaa GTGCCTGGAATGGCTCTTGAATAACCTGATGCCTCACCAGAGTGTGGCGCTCTTCAAAGACCTCAG CATAAACCTCATGAAACAGCTGATTAGTTCTTCTGACCTACTTGTAGTGCAAGTGGAAATGGATGTGTACACCGCTCTCAAAAAG TGGATGTTCCTCCAGCTAGTGCCTACTTGGAATGGGTCTTTGAAACAACTCTTAACCAAAGCTGATGCGTGGTTTGCCAGGCGCAGGAGAG ATTTTGAGGATGACGTTGCCTTCCTGGAATCGGAACAGGGGAATGCGTTCCTGTCGGTGTTCACACACTTGAGATTACAGTATATCATCAGTGACTTGGCGTCAGCCAGAATTATTGAGAGAGATTCCCTAATGCCCTCAG AATGGCTGTCCTCTGTTTACAAACAGCAGTGGCTTGCCGTGCTCAGAGCAGAACAAGGCAATGATATTGG GCCTCAGGAAGTAAATAAAGAGGAACTGGAAGGAAACAGCATGAGGTGTGGTCGAAAACTTGCAGAGGGTGGCCAT TACTGCTGGCGGTGGACTGGGTTCAACTTTGGCTTTGACCTTCTTGTCACTTATACAAATGGTTACATCATTTTCAAGCGGAATACGCTGGATCAGCCGTGCAGTGGATCAGTCAGTCTGCAGCCTCGGAGAAACATAGCCTTCAG GTTACGTGTAACCTCTTTTGATAGCAGCGGGAAAGTTACTTTCAGTAGAACAACAGGATATCAGATTCTAACCTTTCAGAAGGACCAG GAGCAGATAGTGATGAATTTGGACAGAAGCCTCCTGACCTTCCCGCTCTACATCTTCTGTAACTTTTTGTACACATCGCCAGAGAAGACGACCGACAGCGAGGCACTGCCAGATAACTCAGAAACCTGA